The following proteins come from a genomic window of Spea bombifrons isolate aSpeBom1 chromosome 10, aSpeBom1.2.pri, whole genome shotgun sequence:
- the PMFBP1 gene encoding polyamine-modulated factor 1-binding protein 1, giving the protein MELEEDLVKLQTDFASFKASHRHGDGSYGELERLMAQLTQELGRAEGEVQRQMKETEHCQTLPKELNLDLAKEREQQKSTMKDVERLEHEVFSLRRDTAEQVQDYKLCISEQQQQIQKLQEELRDSNTLTAHREQAIQKRDSLLRQSEADLLQARSSLKSLNQEIERRQSTASGMERKLQYAQREYEQKENENTTLRAELQDLRKELKETYVLHQEAVQALAGQEEKTLLVESALQSTQDQLSERVAEVVRHEQLVRKTESEMRTLRERVNSNDEELEQCRCREQSKVQQSLRLELEEQQNRHEELLRQHQRSKDCESSLQRQAEELSLRVQHSERLLAERDRALQTLQSSYSQLERRSQSTHDEARDSVAQLELTKSALAQAQRKIQTQSQELKHMEKLLSRMRSEEEAAQKMARGRSEDLNAAQESLQELRSQVIAAQAGQREAVEQLGDRSRELAALRSELQRCQQRKTELEREGAAHDERTRRLSKEVAALHEMQRQKEREMEACEGRLREICNQQQHWQRLHQERTQDLGQRQDELKQLQEQLAAVQEKRKNECKERDALQNAVNQLKQKYVAATSEVETLRTSLEAARSDCRRLHRESELVVCNVNEWVNEQKEANKTLSEKIREQSKQIVHLTTEKDYLQEAMEQLQRENKRLRSQGDDRRVENERYKLSLRASDLDPDRPSQGHAEEAGSLCSARRAFAILGNLRTKPRTGR; this is encoded by the exons A TGGAGTTGGAAGAGGATCTGGTGAAGCTACAGACAGACTTTGCTTCGTTTAAAGCCTCCCACAGACACGGCGACGGCAGCTATGGGGAGCTCGAGAGACTCATGGCGCAGCTCACGCAG GAACTGGGTCGAGCGGAGGGAGAGGTTCAGCGACAGATGAAGGAGACGGAGCACTGCCAAACACTTCCGAAAGAGCTAAACCTGGATCTAGCAAAAGAGAGAGAGCAGCAAAAGAGCACAATGAAAG ACGTGGAGCGACTCGAGCACGAGGTGTTCAGCTTGCGCAGAGACACGGCCGAACAGGTGCAAGACTACAAGCTTTGCATTtctgagcagcagcagcaaatcCAGAAACTGCAGGAGGAGCTGCGAGACAGTAATACGCTGACAGCCCACAGAGAGCAG GCCATACAGAAGCGCGACTCACTCCTCCGCCAGTCAGAGGCTGACCTCTTACAGGCCCGAAGCTCGCTCAAGTCTTTGAACCAGGAGATAGAGCGCCGCCAGTCAACCGCCTCTGGAATGGAGAGAAAGCTGCAGTACGCTCAGAGAGAATATGAGCAGAAAGAAAACGAGAACACAACATTAAGGGCAGAGTTACAAGACCTGAGAAAGGAGCTGAAAGAGACCTATGTCCTCCATCAAGAAGCAG TGCAGGCATTGGCGGGTCAAGAGGAGAAGACGCTCCTGGTGGAGAGTGCCCTGCAGAGCACACAGGATCAGCTGAGTGAGCGCGTGGCAGAAGTTGTCAGACACGAGCAGCTGGTACGCAAAACGGAAAGCGAGATGCGGACTTTGAGAGAGCGAGTGAACAGTAATGATGAAGAACTGGAGCAATGCAGGTGCCGA GAACAGAGCAAAGTCCAGCAGAGCCTAAGACTAGAACTGGAAGAGCAGCAGAACCGTCACGAGGAACTGCTGAGACAACACCAGAGGAGCAAGGACTGTGAGAGCTCCCTCCAGAGACAGGCAGAGGAGCTGAGCCTGAGAGTGCAGCACTCTGAGCGCTTG TTGGCAGAGAGGGACCGAGCGCTGCAGACTCTGCAGAGCAGCTACTCGCAGCTGGAACGCAGATCTCAGAGTACTCACGACGAAGCCCGGGATAGTGTGGCCCAGTTAGAGCTCACCAAGAGTGCACTGGCGCAGGCACAGAGGAAAATCCAGACTCAATCGCAAGAG CTAAAGCACATGGAGAAGCTGTTGTCACGTATGCGCTCAGAGGAAGAAGCGGCACAGAAGATGGCAAGAGGCCGGAGCGAAGACTTGAACGCAGCCCAGGAAAGTCTGCAGGAACTGAGGAGCCAAGTGATAGCCGCTCAGGCCGGGCAGAGAGAAGCTGTAGAGCAG CTGGGTGACAGAAGCCGAGAGCTGGCAGCTCTGAGAAGTGAGTTGCAGCGATGCCAGCAGAGGAAGACTGAGCTGGAGAGAGAAGGCGCAGCTCATGACGAAAGAACGCGGCGGCTGAGCAAAGAGGTGGCGGCGTTACATGAGATGCAGAGACAGAAGGAACGCGAG ATGGAGGCTTGTGAGGGACGCTTGAGAGAAATCTGTAACCAGCAGCAACACTGGCAGAGACTCCACCAGGAGCGTACCCAGGACCTGGGGCAGCGGCAAGATGAGCTCAAGCAACTTCAGGAGCAACTGGCAGCCGtgcaggagaaaagaaaaaatgaatgcaaAGAG AGAGATGCTTTGCAGAATGCAGTGAACCAGCTGAAGCAGAAATATGTGGCGGCAACTAGTGAG GTGGAGACTCTGAGAACATCTCTGGAAGCGGCGAGGTCAGACTGTCGCCGACTACACCGCGAGAGTGAGCTGGTCGTTTGCAACGTGAACGAATGGGTGAACGAGCAGAA AGAAGCCAACAAGACACTGAGTGAGAAAATCCGTGAGCAAAGCAAGCAGATTGTGCATCTGACAACGGAGAAAGA CTATTTGCAGGAGGCGATGGAGCAGCTACAGCGAGAGAACAAGCGCCTGAGAAGCCAGGGAGACGATAGACGCGTAGAGAATGAACGATATAAG CTGAGTCTGCGTGCGTCGGATCTGGATCCCGACCGCCCCAGTCAAGGGCATGCGGAGGAAGCCGG ATCGCTGTGTTCTGCACGACGCGCATTCGCCATCCTCGGAAACTTAAGGACAAAACCGAGGACGGGCCGCTGA
- the LOC128466995 gene encoding pre-mRNA-splicing factor ATP-dependent RNA helicase PRP16-like produces the protein MEDDLSLHRLEGSDPSEQTGGLVLKKKSSSSEQHVFKMPAPRSSLLGLDLLAAQKRKEREEKERQEGDKKPKVTTKDLEEKDRNSDRAGDRLSRGSHGDRHYRKPRVETPSYTGGVNEEYLARSRQRERDRREHGVYASSKDDRQRRKERSSRDRDDRSRHSRSERDSGSERSSRRGEPESPRHRPRDSSTPSRSGWEEDESGYGGSQRSHWESPSPTPSSRDSDRSHRNDRESSRRERSVRLQYTDDTPLPTPSYKFNEWASERRHLGATPRLSQGKGKHETDEDSIDFMSEDDKRQWEEDQRQADRDWYMMDEGFDEYHNALSATSQDYVKKREQLLQKQNHKRVSAQRRQINEDNERWETNRMLTSGVVQRLEVDDDFEEDNAAKVHLLVHNLVPPFLDGRIVFTKQPEPVIPVRDPTSDMAIISRKGSQLVRKHREQKERKKAQHKHWELAGTKLGDIMGVKKKEDDPEQPSTEDGAVDYRTEQKFADHMRERSEASSEFSRKKSLMEQRQYLPIFAVRQELLTVIRDNSIVIVVGETGSGKTTQLTQYLHEDGYTDYGMIACTQPRRVAAMSVAKRVSEEMEVGLGEEVGYAIRFEDCTSEKTLIKYMTDGILLRESLREADLDHYSAVIMDEAHERSLNTDVLFGLLREVVARRSDLKLIVTSATMDSEKFASFFGNVPIFHIPGRTFPVDILFSKTPQEDYVEAAVKQALQIHLSGAAGDILIFMPGQEDIEVTSDQIIERLGELESAPPLAVLPIYSQLPSDLQAKIFQKAPDGVRKCIVATNIAETSLTVDGIMFVVDSGYCKLKVFNPRIGMDALQIYPISQANANQRSGRAGRTGPGQCFRLYTQSAYKNELLCTTVPEIQRTNLSNVVLLLKSLGVQDLLLFHFMDPPPEDNMLNSMYQLWILGALDNTGSLTSTGRLMVEFPLDPALSKMLIVSCDMGCSSEILMVVSMLSVPAIFYRPKGREEESDQVREKFAVPESDHLTYLNVFLQWKNNNYSSGWCNQHFIHAKAMRKVREVRAQLKDIMVSQRMPLSSCGSDWDVVRKCICAAYFHQAARLKGIGEYVNVRTGMPCHLHPTSSLFGMGYTPDYIVYHELVMTTKEYMQCVTAVDGEWLAELGPMFYSIKHAGKSRQENKRRAKEEASAMEEEMMMAEEQLRLRREEQEKKSTLSSTRSVKIYTPGRKEQTDPGTPRRTPARFGL, from the exons ATGGAAGACGACTTATCGCTACACAGGCTGGAGGGCAGTGACCCCTCGGAACAGACAGGAGGGCTGGTGTTAAAGAAAAAGAGCTCAAGTAGCGAGCAGCATGTGTTTAAAATGCCAGCTCCGCGTTCCTCCCTATTGGGGTTGGATCTGCTGGCCGCACAAAAACGAAAAGAACGGGAAGAGAAGGAGAGGCAAGAAGGAGACAAGAAACCAAAAGTTACCACTAAAGATTTAGAAGAGAAAGATAGGAATTCCGACAGAGCCGGTGACCGATTGAGCCGGGGGAGTCACGGGGACAG GCATTACAGAAAACCACGCGTGGAAACACCTTCTTATACTGGTGGGGTAAACGAAGAGTACCTGGCCCGGAGCCGTCAGAGAGAGCGCGACAGAAGAGAACATGGAGTATACGCCTCATCCAAAGATGATCGACAACGCAGAAAAGAGCGCAGCAGTCGAGATCGAG ATGATCGTAGCAGGCACAGTAGGTCAGAAAGGGACAGTGGTTCTGAGAGAAGTTCAAGGCGAGGGGAACCCGAGAGTCCAAGGCACAGACCTAGAG ATTCCTCAACACCCTCGCGCTCAGGATGGGAAGAGGATGAAAGCGGGTATGGAGGATCCCAGCGCTCTCACTGGGAGTCTCCTTCACCTACCCCATCAAGCAGAGACTCCGATCGAAGCCATCGCAATGACAGGGAGAGCTCTAGGAGAGAGCG CTCCGTGAGGCTCCAGTACACAGACGATACCCCTCTCCCCACACCGTCTTACAAATTTAATGAATGGGCCTCAGAACGACGACATCTAGGCGCCACCCCGCGACTCTCACAGGGCAAAG GTAAGCATGAAACAGATGAGGATAGCATTGACTTTATGTCGGAGGATGATAAAAGGCAATGGGAGGAGGACCAGagg CAAGCAGACCGAGACTGGTACATGATGGATGAAGGATTTGATGAGTATCACAATGCCTTGAGCGCAACCTCTCAGGATTATGTGAAGAAGAGGGAACAGCTTCTCCAGAAACAGAATCACAAAAGAGTGTCTGCCCAGAGGAGGCAAATCAACGAG GATAATGAGCGCTGGGAAACAAATCGTATGCTGACCAGTGGTGTGGTCCAAAGACTAGAAGTGGATGATGATTTTGAAGAGGATAATGCTGCTAAAGTGCATCTTCTGGTCCACAACCTGGTGCCCCCATTTCTGGATGGACGTATTGTGTTTACCAAGCAG CCTGAGCCGGTGATCCCAGTGCGGGATCCAACTTCAGATATGGCCATCATCTCTCGCAAAGGCAGTCAGTTGGTCCGCAAGCACCGGGAGCAGAAGGAGCGTAAAAAG GCTCAGCACAAGCACTGGGAGTTGGCTGGAACCAAACTAGGGGACATCATGGGTGTCAAGAAGAAGGAGGATGATCCTGAACAGCCAAGCACTGAAGATGGAGCAGTGGATTACAG AACAGAACAGAAATTTGCAGACCACATGCGAGAACGCAGCGAGGCGAGCAGTGAATTTTCTCGTAAGAAGAGTCTGATGGAGCAGAGGCAGTACCTGCCAATATTTGCTGTACGGCAGGAGCTGCTCACAGTGATAAG GGATAATAGCATTGTCATCGTGGTAGGGGAAACTGGCAGCGGGAAGACTACCCAGCTGACTCAGTACCTGCATGAAGACGGATACACAGATTATGGTATGATTGCGTGCACCCAGCCCCGCAGGGTGGCAGCCATGTCTGTGGCAAAGCGTGTCAGTGAAGAAATGGAGGTAGGCCTCGGAGAAGAGGTGGGATACGCTATCCGATTTGAGGACTGCACTTCGGAAAAAACCCTTATTAAGTACATGACGGATGGCATCCTCCTGCGTGAATCTCTGCGTGAGGCGGATCTTGATCATTATAGCGCTGTTATCATGGATGAGGCCCATGAGCGTTCCTTGAACACAGATGTGCTTTTTGGGCTGCTACGCGAG GTTGTGGCTCGTCGCTCTGATCTCAAATTGATCGTTACTTCGGCTACAATGGATTCGGAGAAGTTTGCTTCGTTCTTTGGAAATGTTCCTATTTTCCACATTCCAGGCCGGACATTCCCTGTAGACATCCTGTTCAGCAAG ACTCCTCAGGAGGATTATGTGGAAGCTGCTGTGAAACAAGCCTTACAAATCCACCTGTCTGGAGCTGCAGGTGACATTCTGATCTTCATGCCAGGGCAAGAGGATATTGAG GTAACGTCTGATCAGATTATCGAACGCTTGGGGGAGTTGGAGAGTGCTCCACCCCTAGCTGTCCTTCCAATTTATTCCCAGCTGCCATCTGATTTACAGGCCAAGATTTTCCAAAAA GCCCCGGACGGTGTGAGAAAATGCATTGTGGCCACGAACATTGCAGAGACCTCCCTCACTGTGGATGGCATCATGTTTGTTGTGGATTCAGGTTACTGCAAGTTAAAG GTGTTTAATCCCCGCATTGGCATGGATGCCTTGCAGATTTATCCTATTAGCCAGGCCAATGCCAACCAGCGTTCCGGCAGAGCAGGCCGAACTGGGCCAGGGCAGTGCTTTAG GCTTTACACACAGAGCGCCTATAAGAACGAACTTCTGTGCACCACGGTCCCTGAAATCCAGCGTACAAACCTCTCCAATGTAGTTCTGCTGCTTAAGTCCCTGGGGGTTCAGGATCTGCTTCTCTTTCATTTCATGGATCCACCACCAGAGGACAATATGCTCAATTCTATGTATCAGCTGTGGATCCTAGGGGCCCTTGATAACACAG GCTCTCTCACCTCCACCGGGCGACTTATGGTTGAGTTCCCCTTAGACCCTGCCCTCTCGAAGATGCTTATTGTATCGTGTGACATGGGCTGCAGTTCTGAGATACTGATGGTGGTGTCTATGCTCTCTGTGCCAGCCATATTCTATCGCCCAAAG GGGCGAGAGGAGGAGAGTGACCAAGTGCGAGAGAAATTTGCTGTCCCAGAGAGCGACCActtaacatatttaaatgtcttCCTTCAGTGGAAAAACAATAACTATTCAAGTGGCTGGTGCAACCAACACTTTATACATGCCAAGGCCATGCGCAAG GTCCGTGAAGTTCGGGCCCAGCTGAAAGATATCATGGTGTCCCAGCGGATGCCCCTCTCCTCTTGCGGCTCAGACTGGGATGTCGTGAGGAAGTGCATCTGTGCGGCTTATTTTCACCAAGCTGCCAGACTTAAG GGGATCGGCGAGTATGTGAACGTGCGCACAGGGATGCCATGCCACTTGCACCCGACTAGCTCTCTGTTTGGGATGGGATACACGCCTGATTATATTGTGTACCACGAACTAGTGATGACTACAAAG GAGTACATGCAGTGTGTCACAGCAGTGGACGGAGAGTGGTTGGCTGAACTGGGGCCGATGTtctacagcattaaacatgcaggCAAATCCAGACAG GAAAACAAACGCCGTGCGAAGGAGGAAGCGTCTGCCATGGAGGAGGAGATGATGATGGCTGAAGAACAATTACGCTTAAGGAGAGAGGAGCAGGAGAAGAAGAGCACACTGAGCAGCACAAG GTCTGTAAAAATCTACACTCCTGGAAGGAAAGAACAAACAGATCCCGGGACCCCACGCCGTACGCCGGCACGATTTGGACTCTGA
- the DHODH gene encoding dihydroorotate dehydrogenase (quinone), mitochondrial, with translation MLAAHVKRRLKDAFIVLGGGGLIFTSFLAIKGDERFYEKYLMPTLQRLVPPELAHTLSIRLLALGLVPQLNQHDSEELEVRVLGHRFKNPVGIAAGFDKHGEAVDGLYKMGFGFVEVGSVTPMPQDGNPKPRVFRLQQDRAVINRYGFNSHGIEVVRQRLVERREKQKTLTAGGMPLGINLGKNKTSEDSAADYIKGVQELGPLADYLVINVSSPNTPGLRHLQGKDQLRHLLAEVVKARDALKCEHRPALLVKIAPDLTKAAKEDIAIVVTELGIDGMIVTNTTISRPETLQDPLSCEAGGLSGAPLRDMATETVREMYALTAGKIPIIGVGGVSNGVDALEKIRAGASLVQLYTALTYQGPPVVGKVTRELRNLLMEEGFSSVSDAVGADHRPKAKK, from the exons ATGCTGGCAGCACACGTGAAG CGCCGGCTGAAGGATGCCTTTATTGTGCTGGGAGGGGGAGGATTAATTTTTACGTCCTTCCTGGCCATAAAGGGAGATGAGCGCTTTTATGAAAAGTATCTGATGCCAACATTGCAGCGCCTGGTGCCACCTGAGCTAGCGCATACCTTGTCTATAAGGCTGCTAGCTCTTGGGCTGGTACCCCAACTTAATCAGCATGATTCCGAAGAATTG GAGGTGAGGGTTTTAGGACACAGGTTCAAGAACCCAGTGGGTATAGCTGCTGGGTTTGATAAGCATGGAGAGGCTGTGGATGGACTTTATAAAATGGGCTTTGGATTTGTGGAAGTTGGAAGTGTGACTCCAATGCCCCAGGACGGGAATCCCAAACCAAGAGTGTTTCGCTTGCAGCAGGACCGGGCTGTAATCAACAG ATACGGGTTTAACAGCCATGGAATTGAAGTTGTGCGGCAGCGTCTggtagaaaggagagagaagcaAAAGACGCTAACAGCAG GAGGGATGCCACTTGGTATAAACCTTGGAAAGAACAAAACATCTGAGGATTCAGCTGCTGATTACATTAAGGGAGTGCAAGAGCTTGGACCGCTTGCTGACTACTTAGTAATTAACGTGTCAAGTCCCAACACCCCTGGCTTGAGACATCTGCAGGGCAAGGACCAGCTTCGTCACCTCCTGGCCGAG gtaGTAAAAGCCCGGGATGCTCTTAAGTGTGAACATCGTCCGGCTTTGCTTGTGAAGATTGCACCTGACTTGACAAAAGCTGCTAAAGAGGACATTGCTATTGTAGTGACAGAG CTTGGCATTGATGGCATGATAGTTACCAACACTACAATTAGCCGGCCAGAAACCCTACAGGACCCTCTGAGCTGTGAGGCCGGGGGACTAAGCGGTGCTCCTTTACGTGACATGGCGACAGAAACTGTAAGAGAAATGTACGCTCTGACGGCAG GGAAAATTCCTATAATTGGAGTGGGAGGGGTAAGTAACGGTGTTGATGCTCTAGAGAAGATCCGCGCAGGAGCCTCGCTGGTGCAATTGTATACGGCACTCACCTACCAGGGGCCACCTGTTGTGGGAAAGGTGACACGGGAATTGAGGAACCTGCTTAT GGAGGAGGGATTTTCATCTGTCTCGGATGCAGTAGGTGCTGATCACAGACCTAAAGCTAAGAAGTAA
- the LOC128467447 gene encoding polycystic kidney disease protein 1-like 2, whose amino-acid sequence MKLEPSHRIGVLLELISHMLHKQQMPNMTVSVPLAQIPADELQALFCAHYVSRKLKRVSQDLKQLGSQEFQDKMQYDQYLTQLQNVLHILDKSVPPLPIQRTSQKQHTPKKRRLPWWFLFIGWALLLSISAVSTYFTMMYGFQYGRESSIRWIISMALSLFQSIFILQPLKVIGFAVFFALVLKKVDEEEEEDLLDGDLLVTDETCDETTL is encoded by the exons ATGAAGCTAGAACCGTCCCACCGCATTGGAGTGTTACTGGAACTCATCTCGCACATGCTACATAAGCAGCAAATGCCAA ACATGACAGTCTCAGTGCCCCTGGCTCAGATCCCAGCCGATGAGCTACAAGCTTTGTTTTGCGCACACTACGTCTCTCGGAAGCTCAAGAGGGTGTCCCAGGATCTGAAGCAACTTGGAAGCCAAGAATTCCAAGACAAAATGCAATATGACCAGTACCTAACACAGTTACAAAACGTCCTACACATTCTGGACAAGTCAGTTCCTCCATTGCCTATTCAAAG GACATCACAAAAGCAACATACGCCAAAAAAGAGGCGACTGCCCTGGTGGTTCCTTTTCATTGGCTGGGCCTTGCTACTGTCTATCAGTGCTGTGTCTACCTACTTCACCATGATGTATGGGTTCCAATATGGAAGGGAGAGCTCCATCCGATGGATCATCTCCATGGCATTGTCACTTTTCCAGAGTATCTTCATTTTGCAGCCTCTCAAG GTGATTGGCTTTGCTGTATTCTTTGCTTTGGTGTTGAAGAAGGTGgatgaagaggaagaagaggactTGCTGGATGGAGACCTGCTAGTAACTG ATGAGACGTGTGATGAAACAACACTGTGA